From a single Balearica regulorum gibbericeps isolate bBalReg1 chromosome 11, bBalReg1.pri, whole genome shotgun sequence genomic region:
- the XIAP gene encoding E3 ubiquitin-protein ligase XIAP isoform X1, which produces MMCNVPSNLEACATPDTDHDQDWAQEHYRLGTFVEFPLDCPVSASALARAGFVYTGEGDKVKCFSCHRTIEGWAPGDSAVERHKNLSPNCKFITESTSLENNVHPLPQNYQHRTENGSSNSTLPCTLADPSDLEADYLLRTRQVVDMSDNLYPKNPAMCSEETRLKSFHNWPLNSQLTPQELANAGFYYTGVGDEVACFCCGGKLKKWEPSDRAWSEHKRHFPKCLFVLGRDVGNIPSESIPAEFGTSGGLNNAQHPRNPSMAKYGRRLQTFFTWIYPVDKEQLAAAGFYSIGNGDHVVCFHCGGGLQQWKKNEDPWDQHAKWFPGWIKAVQRLTYSYNIDFINVFYVLTAKFVLCGGRLSGSWKCGFVRKEKGLEFINNVHLRDGCRDSTTEAAEGTILPKDHLLQNPLVQSAIDMGFSLSEIRNTMEKKLQMSGESHTSVEDLVADLSAQKEDRREEEPNEIPVEQDQLIRLQNLYLSTEEKLRRLQEEKLCKICMARDISVVLIPCGHLVTCKECAQGLNECPLCRTNIVKRQEIFMY; this is translated from the exons ATGATGTGTAATGTCCCAAGTAATTTGGAAGCTTGTGCCACTCCAGACACTGACCATGACCAGGACTGGGCACAAGAACACTACCGACTAGGAACTTTTGTTGAATTTCCACTTGACTGTCCGGTTTCGGCATCAGCACTAGCACGAGCTGGCTTTGTTTATACTGGAGAAGGTGACAAAGTGAAGTGCTTCAGTTGCCATAGGACTATTGAAGGATGGGCGCCTGGGGATTCTGCAGTTGAGAGACACAAAAACCTTTCTCCAAATTGCAAATTTATTACTGAATCTACTTCTCTGGAAAATAATGTACATCCTCTCCCCCAGAACTACCAGCATAGAACTGAAAACGGTTCCAGCAATTCAACCCTCCCGTGTACTCTGGCTGACCCATCTGATCTGGAGGCAGATTACCTTTTGAGAACTAGACAGGTTGTGGATATGTCAGATAATTTGTATCCTAAAAACCCTGCCATGTGCAGCGAAGAGACGAGATTAAAGTCTTTTCACAACTGGCCACTCAACAGCCAGTTGACACCACAGGAATTAGCTAATGCTGGATTCTATTATACAGGTGTTGGTGATGAAGTGGCATGCTTTTGTTGTGGTGGAAAACTAAAAAAGTGGGAACCCAGTGACAGAGCTTGGTCAGAACACAAGAGGCATTTTCCCAAATGCCTTTTTGTCCTGGGCCGGGATGTTGGAAATATTCCAAGTGAATCTATTCCAGCTGAGTTTGGGACAAGTGGTGGTCTGAACAATGCACAGCATCCAAGGAATCCATCGATGGCAAAATATGGAAGACgtttacaaacatttttcacttgGATATATCCTGTCGACAAGGAGCAACTTGCTGCAGCTGGGTTCTATAGCATAG GTAATGGTGATCATGTTGTGTGTTTCCACTGTGGTGGTGGATTGcaacaatggaagaaaaacGAAGACCCGTGGGATCAACATGCCAAATGGTTTCCTGG GTGGATAAAAGCTGTCCAAAGACTGACTTACTCGTATAACATTGATTTTATCAACGTCTTTTATGTGTTAACTGCCAAATTTGTCCTCTGTGGTGGAAGGCTCTCTGGAAGCTGGAA gtGCGGAtttgtgagaaaagaaaaggggcTAGAATTTATAAATAATGTTCACTTAAGAGATGGATGTAGGGATTCAACA acagaagctgctgaaggaacaATACTTCCTAAAG ATCATCTCTTACAGAATCCTCTGGTACAAAGTGCCATAGACATGGGTTTCAGTTTGTCTGAGATTAGGAATaccatggaaaagaaattgcagATGTCTGGAGAAAGTCACACATCTGTTGAGGATCTGGTAGCAGACTTAAGTGCTCAAAAAGAAGATAGAAGGGAAGAAGAACCAAATGAAATCCCAGTTGAGCAAGATCAGCTTATTCGATTACAAAACCTCT atCTTAGTACTGAAGAGAAGTTAAGACgcttgcaggaagaaaagctttgtaAAATCTGTATGGCTAGAGACATATCAGTCGTCCTCATTCCCTGTGGTCACCTAGTTACCTGTAAGGAATGTGCTCAAGGACTTAATGAATGCCCTCTGTGTCGTACAAATATTgtgaaaagacaggaaattttTATGTATTAG
- the XIAP gene encoding E3 ubiquitin-protein ligase XIAP isoform X5, producing the protein MMCNVPSVGDEVACFCCGGKLKKWEPSDRAWSEHKRHFPKCLFVLGRDVGNIPSESIPAEFGTSGGLNNAQHPRNPSMAKYGRRLQTFFTWIYPVDKEQLAAAGFYSIGNGDHVVCFHCGGGLQQWKKNEDPWDQHAKWFPGWIKAVQRLTYSYNIDFINVFYVLTAKFVLCGGRLSGSWKCGFVRKEKGLEFINNVHLRDGCRDSTTEAAEGTILPKDHLLQNPLVQSAIDMGFSLSEIRNTMEKKLQMSGESHTSVEDLVADLSAQKEDRREEEPNEIPVEQDQLIRLQNLYLSTEEKLRRLQEEKLCKICMARDISVVLIPCGHLVTCKECAQGLNECPLCRTNIVKRQEIFMY; encoded by the exons ATGATGTGTAATGTCCCAA GTGTTGGTGATGAAGTGGCATGCTTTTGTTGTGGTGGAAAACTAAAAAAGTGGGAACCCAGTGACAGAGCTTGGTCAGAACACAAGAGGCATTTTCCCAAATGCCTTTTTGTCCTGGGCCGGGATGTTGGAAATATTCCAAGTGAATCTATTCCAGCTGAGTTTGGGACAAGTGGTGGTCTGAACAATGCACAGCATCCAAGGAATCCATCGATGGCAAAATATGGAAGACgtttacaaacatttttcacttgGATATATCCTGTCGACAAGGAGCAACTTGCTGCAGCTGGGTTCTATAGCATAG GTAATGGTGATCATGTTGTGTGTTTCCACTGTGGTGGTGGATTGcaacaatggaagaaaaacGAAGACCCGTGGGATCAACATGCCAAATGGTTTCCTGG GTGGATAAAAGCTGTCCAAAGACTGACTTACTCGTATAACATTGATTTTATCAACGTCTTTTATGTGTTAACTGCCAAATTTGTCCTCTGTGGTGGAAGGCTCTCTGGAAGCTGGAA gtGCGGAtttgtgagaaaagaaaaggggcTAGAATTTATAAATAATGTTCACTTAAGAGATGGATGTAGGGATTCAACA acagaagctgctgaaggaacaATACTTCCTAAAG ATCATCTCTTACAGAATCCTCTGGTACAAAGTGCCATAGACATGGGTTTCAGTTTGTCTGAGATTAGGAATaccatggaaaagaaattgcagATGTCTGGAGAAAGTCACACATCTGTTGAGGATCTGGTAGCAGACTTAAGTGCTCAAAAAGAAGATAGAAGGGAAGAAGAACCAAATGAAATCCCAGTTGAGCAAGATCAGCTTATTCGATTACAAAACCTCT atCTTAGTACTGAAGAGAAGTTAAGACgcttgcaggaagaaaagctttgtaAAATCTGTATGGCTAGAGACATATCAGTCGTCCTCATTCCCTGTGGTCACCTAGTTACCTGTAAGGAATGTGCTCAAGGACTTAATGAATGCCCTCTGTGTCGTACAAATATTgtgaaaagacaggaaattttTATGTATTAG
- the XIAP gene encoding E3 ubiquitin-protein ligase XIAP isoform X3 yields MMCNVPSNLEACATPDTDHDQDWAQEHYRLGTFVEFPLDCPVSASALARAGFVYTGEGDKVKCFSCHRTIEGWAPGDSAVERHKNLSPNCKFITESTSLENNVHPLPQNYQHRTENGSSNSTLPCTLADPSDLEADYLLRTRQVVDMSDNLYPKNPAMCSEETRLKSFHNWPLNSQLTPQELANAGFYYTGVGDEVACFCCGGKLKKWEPSDRAWSEHKRHFPKCLFVLGRDVGNIPSESIPAEFGTSGGLNNAQHPRNPSMAKYGRRLQTFFTWIYPVDKEQLAAAGFYSIGNGDHVVCFHCGGGLQQWKKNEDPWDQHAKWFPGWIKAVQRLTYSYNIDFINVFYVLTAKFVLCGGRLSGSWKCGFVRKEKGLEFINNVHLRDGCRDSTTEAAEGTILPKDLSTEEKLRRLQEEKLCKICMARDISVVLIPCGHLVTCKECAQGLNECPLCRTNIVKRQEIFMY; encoded by the exons ATGATGTGTAATGTCCCAAGTAATTTGGAAGCTTGTGCCACTCCAGACACTGACCATGACCAGGACTGGGCACAAGAACACTACCGACTAGGAACTTTTGTTGAATTTCCACTTGACTGTCCGGTTTCGGCATCAGCACTAGCACGAGCTGGCTTTGTTTATACTGGAGAAGGTGACAAAGTGAAGTGCTTCAGTTGCCATAGGACTATTGAAGGATGGGCGCCTGGGGATTCTGCAGTTGAGAGACACAAAAACCTTTCTCCAAATTGCAAATTTATTACTGAATCTACTTCTCTGGAAAATAATGTACATCCTCTCCCCCAGAACTACCAGCATAGAACTGAAAACGGTTCCAGCAATTCAACCCTCCCGTGTACTCTGGCTGACCCATCTGATCTGGAGGCAGATTACCTTTTGAGAACTAGACAGGTTGTGGATATGTCAGATAATTTGTATCCTAAAAACCCTGCCATGTGCAGCGAAGAGACGAGATTAAAGTCTTTTCACAACTGGCCACTCAACAGCCAGTTGACACCACAGGAATTAGCTAATGCTGGATTCTATTATACAGGTGTTGGTGATGAAGTGGCATGCTTTTGTTGTGGTGGAAAACTAAAAAAGTGGGAACCCAGTGACAGAGCTTGGTCAGAACACAAGAGGCATTTTCCCAAATGCCTTTTTGTCCTGGGCCGGGATGTTGGAAATATTCCAAGTGAATCTATTCCAGCTGAGTTTGGGACAAGTGGTGGTCTGAACAATGCACAGCATCCAAGGAATCCATCGATGGCAAAATATGGAAGACgtttacaaacatttttcacttgGATATATCCTGTCGACAAGGAGCAACTTGCTGCAGCTGGGTTCTATAGCATAG GTAATGGTGATCATGTTGTGTGTTTCCACTGTGGTGGTGGATTGcaacaatggaagaaaaacGAAGACCCGTGGGATCAACATGCCAAATGGTTTCCTGG GTGGATAAAAGCTGTCCAAAGACTGACTTACTCGTATAACATTGATTTTATCAACGTCTTTTATGTGTTAACTGCCAAATTTGTCCTCTGTGGTGGAAGGCTCTCTGGAAGCTGGAA gtGCGGAtttgtgagaaaagaaaaggggcTAGAATTTATAAATAATGTTCACTTAAGAGATGGATGTAGGGATTCAACA acagaagctgctgaaggaacaATACTTCCTAAAG atCTTAGTACTGAAGAGAAGTTAAGACgcttgcaggaagaaaagctttgtaAAATCTGTATGGCTAGAGACATATCAGTCGTCCTCATTCCCTGTGGTCACCTAGTTACCTGTAAGGAATGTGCTCAAGGACTTAATGAATGCCCTCTGTGTCGTACAAATATTgtgaaaagacaggaaattttTATGTATTAG
- the XIAP gene encoding E3 ubiquitin-protein ligase XIAP isoform X4 produces MMCNVPSNLEACATPDTDHDQDWAQEHYRLGTFVEFPLDCPVSASALARAGFVYTGEGDKVKCFSCHRTIEGWAPGDSAVERHKNLSPNCKFITESTSLENNVHPLPQNYQHRTENGSSNSTLPCTLADPSDLEADYLLRTRQVVDMSDNLYPKNPAMCSEETRLKSFHNWPLNSQLTPQELANAGFYYTGVGDEVACFCCGGKLKKWEPSDRAWSEHKRHFPKCLFVLGRDVGNIPSESIPAEFGTSGGLNNAQHPRNPSMAKYGRRLQTFFTWIYPVDKEQLAAAGFYSIGNGDHVVCFHCGGGLQQWKKNEDPWDQHAKWFPGCGFVRKEKGLEFINNVHLRDGCRDSTTEAAEGTILPKDLSTEEKLRRLQEEKLCKICMARDISVVLIPCGHLVTCKECAQGLNECPLCRTNIVKRQEIFMY; encoded by the exons ATGATGTGTAATGTCCCAAGTAATTTGGAAGCTTGTGCCACTCCAGACACTGACCATGACCAGGACTGGGCACAAGAACACTACCGACTAGGAACTTTTGTTGAATTTCCACTTGACTGTCCGGTTTCGGCATCAGCACTAGCACGAGCTGGCTTTGTTTATACTGGAGAAGGTGACAAAGTGAAGTGCTTCAGTTGCCATAGGACTATTGAAGGATGGGCGCCTGGGGATTCTGCAGTTGAGAGACACAAAAACCTTTCTCCAAATTGCAAATTTATTACTGAATCTACTTCTCTGGAAAATAATGTACATCCTCTCCCCCAGAACTACCAGCATAGAACTGAAAACGGTTCCAGCAATTCAACCCTCCCGTGTACTCTGGCTGACCCATCTGATCTGGAGGCAGATTACCTTTTGAGAACTAGACAGGTTGTGGATATGTCAGATAATTTGTATCCTAAAAACCCTGCCATGTGCAGCGAAGAGACGAGATTAAAGTCTTTTCACAACTGGCCACTCAACAGCCAGTTGACACCACAGGAATTAGCTAATGCTGGATTCTATTATACAGGTGTTGGTGATGAAGTGGCATGCTTTTGTTGTGGTGGAAAACTAAAAAAGTGGGAACCCAGTGACAGAGCTTGGTCAGAACACAAGAGGCATTTTCCCAAATGCCTTTTTGTCCTGGGCCGGGATGTTGGAAATATTCCAAGTGAATCTATTCCAGCTGAGTTTGGGACAAGTGGTGGTCTGAACAATGCACAGCATCCAAGGAATCCATCGATGGCAAAATATGGAAGACgtttacaaacatttttcacttgGATATATCCTGTCGACAAGGAGCAACTTGCTGCAGCTGGGTTCTATAGCATAG GTAATGGTGATCATGTTGTGTGTTTCCACTGTGGTGGTGGATTGcaacaatggaagaaaaacGAAGACCCGTGGGATCAACATGCCAAATGGTTTCCTGG gtGCGGAtttgtgagaaaagaaaaggggcTAGAATTTATAAATAATGTTCACTTAAGAGATGGATGTAGGGATTCAACA acagaagctgctgaaggaacaATACTTCCTAAAG atCTTAGTACTGAAGAGAAGTTAAGACgcttgcaggaagaaaagctttgtaAAATCTGTATGGCTAGAGACATATCAGTCGTCCTCATTCCCTGTGGTCACCTAGTTACCTGTAAGGAATGTGCTCAAGGACTTAATGAATGCCCTCTGTGTCGTACAAATATTgtgaaaagacaggaaattttTATGTATTAG
- the XIAP gene encoding E3 ubiquitin-protein ligase XIAP isoform X2, translated as MMCNVPSNLEACATPDTDHDQDWAQEHYRLGTFVEFPLDCPVSASALARAGFVYTGEGDKVKCFSCHRTIEGWAPGDSAVERHKNLSPNCKFITESTSLENNVHPLPQNYQHRTENGSSNSTLPCTLADPSDLEADYLLRTRQVVDMSDNLYPKNPAMCSEETRLKSFHNWPLNSQLTPQELANAGFYYTGVGDEVACFCCGGKLKKWEPSDRAWSEHKRHFPKCLFVLGRDVGNIPSESIPAEFGTSGGLNNAQHPRNPSMAKYGRRLQTFFTWIYPVDKEQLAAAGFYSIGNGDHVVCFHCGGGLQQWKKNEDPWDQHAKWFPGCGFVRKEKGLEFINNVHLRDGCRDSTTEAAEGTILPKDHLLQNPLVQSAIDMGFSLSEIRNTMEKKLQMSGESHTSVEDLVADLSAQKEDRREEEPNEIPVEQDQLIRLQNLYLSTEEKLRRLQEEKLCKICMARDISVVLIPCGHLVTCKECAQGLNECPLCRTNIVKRQEIFMY; from the exons ATGATGTGTAATGTCCCAAGTAATTTGGAAGCTTGTGCCACTCCAGACACTGACCATGACCAGGACTGGGCACAAGAACACTACCGACTAGGAACTTTTGTTGAATTTCCACTTGACTGTCCGGTTTCGGCATCAGCACTAGCACGAGCTGGCTTTGTTTATACTGGAGAAGGTGACAAAGTGAAGTGCTTCAGTTGCCATAGGACTATTGAAGGATGGGCGCCTGGGGATTCTGCAGTTGAGAGACACAAAAACCTTTCTCCAAATTGCAAATTTATTACTGAATCTACTTCTCTGGAAAATAATGTACATCCTCTCCCCCAGAACTACCAGCATAGAACTGAAAACGGTTCCAGCAATTCAACCCTCCCGTGTACTCTGGCTGACCCATCTGATCTGGAGGCAGATTACCTTTTGAGAACTAGACAGGTTGTGGATATGTCAGATAATTTGTATCCTAAAAACCCTGCCATGTGCAGCGAAGAGACGAGATTAAAGTCTTTTCACAACTGGCCACTCAACAGCCAGTTGACACCACAGGAATTAGCTAATGCTGGATTCTATTATACAGGTGTTGGTGATGAAGTGGCATGCTTTTGTTGTGGTGGAAAACTAAAAAAGTGGGAACCCAGTGACAGAGCTTGGTCAGAACACAAGAGGCATTTTCCCAAATGCCTTTTTGTCCTGGGCCGGGATGTTGGAAATATTCCAAGTGAATCTATTCCAGCTGAGTTTGGGACAAGTGGTGGTCTGAACAATGCACAGCATCCAAGGAATCCATCGATGGCAAAATATGGAAGACgtttacaaacatttttcacttgGATATATCCTGTCGACAAGGAGCAACTTGCTGCAGCTGGGTTCTATAGCATAG GTAATGGTGATCATGTTGTGTGTTTCCACTGTGGTGGTGGATTGcaacaatggaagaaaaacGAAGACCCGTGGGATCAACATGCCAAATGGTTTCCTGG gtGCGGAtttgtgagaaaagaaaaggggcTAGAATTTATAAATAATGTTCACTTAAGAGATGGATGTAGGGATTCAACA acagaagctgctgaaggaacaATACTTCCTAAAG ATCATCTCTTACAGAATCCTCTGGTACAAAGTGCCATAGACATGGGTTTCAGTTTGTCTGAGATTAGGAATaccatggaaaagaaattgcagATGTCTGGAGAAAGTCACACATCTGTTGAGGATCTGGTAGCAGACTTAAGTGCTCAAAAAGAAGATAGAAGGGAAGAAGAACCAAATGAAATCCCAGTTGAGCAAGATCAGCTTATTCGATTACAAAACCTCT atCTTAGTACTGAAGAGAAGTTAAGACgcttgcaggaagaaaagctttgtaAAATCTGTATGGCTAGAGACATATCAGTCGTCCTCATTCCCTGTGGTCACCTAGTTACCTGTAAGGAATGTGCTCAAGGACTTAATGAATGCCCTCTGTGTCGTACAAATATTgtgaaaagacaggaaattttTATGTATTAG
- the XIAP gene encoding E3 ubiquitin-protein ligase XIAP isoform X6 — protein MMCNVPSVGDEVACFCCGGKLKKWEPSDRAWSEHKRHFPKCLFVLGRDVGNIPSESIPAEFGTSGGLNNAQHPRNPSMAKYGRRLQTFFTWIYPVDKEQLAAAGFYSIGNGDHVVCFHCGGGLQQWKKNEDPWDQHAKWFPGCGFVRKEKGLEFINNVHLRDGCRDSTTEAAEGTILPKDHLLQNPLVQSAIDMGFSLSEIRNTMEKKLQMSGESHTSVEDLVADLSAQKEDRREEEPNEIPVEQDQLIRLQNLYLSTEEKLRRLQEEKLCKICMARDISVVLIPCGHLVTCKECAQGLNECPLCRTNIVKRQEIFMY, from the exons ATGATGTGTAATGTCCCAA GTGTTGGTGATGAAGTGGCATGCTTTTGTTGTGGTGGAAAACTAAAAAAGTGGGAACCCAGTGACAGAGCTTGGTCAGAACACAAGAGGCATTTTCCCAAATGCCTTTTTGTCCTGGGCCGGGATGTTGGAAATATTCCAAGTGAATCTATTCCAGCTGAGTTTGGGACAAGTGGTGGTCTGAACAATGCACAGCATCCAAGGAATCCATCGATGGCAAAATATGGAAGACgtttacaaacatttttcacttgGATATATCCTGTCGACAAGGAGCAACTTGCTGCAGCTGGGTTCTATAGCATAG GTAATGGTGATCATGTTGTGTGTTTCCACTGTGGTGGTGGATTGcaacaatggaagaaaaacGAAGACCCGTGGGATCAACATGCCAAATGGTTTCCTGG gtGCGGAtttgtgagaaaagaaaaggggcTAGAATTTATAAATAATGTTCACTTAAGAGATGGATGTAGGGATTCAACA acagaagctgctgaaggaacaATACTTCCTAAAG ATCATCTCTTACAGAATCCTCTGGTACAAAGTGCCATAGACATGGGTTTCAGTTTGTCTGAGATTAGGAATaccatggaaaagaaattgcagATGTCTGGAGAAAGTCACACATCTGTTGAGGATCTGGTAGCAGACTTAAGTGCTCAAAAAGAAGATAGAAGGGAAGAAGAACCAAATGAAATCCCAGTTGAGCAAGATCAGCTTATTCGATTACAAAACCTCT atCTTAGTACTGAAGAGAAGTTAAGACgcttgcaggaagaaaagctttgtaAAATCTGTATGGCTAGAGACATATCAGTCGTCCTCATTCCCTGTGGTCACCTAGTTACCTGTAAGGAATGTGCTCAAGGACTTAATGAATGCCCTCTGTGTCGTACAAATATTgtgaaaagacaggaaattttTATGTATTAG